Proteins encoded in a region of the Neodiprion virginianus isolate iyNeoVirg1 chromosome 2, iyNeoVirg1.1, whole genome shotgun sequence genome:
- the LOC124299393 gene encoding uncharacterized protein LOC124299393, with product MGQLSKDRVTEARPFCNVGVDYCGPFYTKEKRFRNRARVKIYVAVFVCLVVKAVHLEVVSDMTSEGFIAALRRFVARRGKPSIISSDNGSNFVGAKTEIEDIQRLLGSNEHNIKVHNFLLTKEIKWKFIPPSSPHFGGIWEAAVKSFKHHLRRILGNILLCFEDFNTLVIEIESILNSRPLTPLSSDPNDPLALTPGHFLIGEPITSLPEIDFSTTPSNRLSTWKHVQKLKRDFWSRWHKEYVNELNVRHKWNRGDHTVDVGSIVVIKTIIFHHYNGTWVASSQHIREQTASSGPSRLKRRLGPLIEALKNLHHCPLRILKGQSHLRAVKNSKPIM from the coding sequence ATGGGGCAACTATCTAAAGACCGGGTTACAGAAGCACGACCATTCTGCAACGTTGGGGTGGATTATTGCGGTCCATTCTACACGAAGGAAAAACGATTCCGAAATCGAGCCCGAGTCAAAATATACGTCGCGGTTTTCGTGTGTCTCGTAGTCAAGGCTGTTCATCTCGAAGTTGTTAGCGACATGACTTCTGAAGGCTTCATCGCTGCTCTTCGCCGTTTTGTAGCTCGACGTGGAAAACCTTCGATCATCAGCTCGGACAACGGATCGAACTTTGTGGGAGCAAAAACCGAAATCGAAGACATTCAGAGGTTACTTGGTTCAAACGAACATAACATCAAGGTGCATAACTTCTTATTGACAAAGGAGATCAAATGGAAATTTATCCCTCCGTCATCACCACACTTCGGTGGCATCTGGGAAGCAGCGGTCAAATCTTTTAAGCACCATCTGAGACGGATCCTCGGAAATATTCTTCTCTGCTTTGAAGATTTCAACACTCTCGTAATTGAGATCGAGAGTATTTTAAATTCGAGACCGTTAACCCCTTTATCCTCGGATCCTAACGACCCTTTAGCTCTTACTCCTGGTCACTTTCTTATTGGCGAACCCATAACTAGCTTGCCTGAGATTGATTTCAGCACAACACCATCCAACCGTCTATCCACCTGGAAACACGTACAGAAACTCAAACGAGATTTCTGGTCAAGATGGCACAAGGAATATGTCAATGAGCTCAATGTTCGACATAAATGGAACAGGGGAGACCACACCGTCGACGTTGGATCTATTGTCGTCATTAAAACGATAATCTTCCACCATTACAATGGCACTTGGGTCGCGTCATCGCAGCACATCCGGGAGCAGACGGCATCATCCGGACCGTCCAGGTTAAAACGGCGACTGGGACCTTTGATCGAAGCATTAAAAAATCTGCACCACTGCCCATTGAGAATATTGAAAGGACAATCGCATCTACGAGCGGTGAAGAACTCTAAACCGATTATGTAA
- the LOC124299398 gene encoding uncharacterized protein LOC124299398 — translation MYLQVQVRPEDRKYQRILWRDEQGQINTYELNTVTFGLSASPFLAIRSLHQLAMDEAEQFPLAADILRRDLYVDDLLTGALTLEEATRLRDESIALLHRGKFNLRQCASNSTDLLCGLTDQSINLQLQSGDDKTLKTLGIYWNSQQDAIIITVKKIAIPNKITKRIVLSEVAKIFDPLGLLQPVIVTAKLIMQQLWKLELAWDETLPTNIHTEWVDFSSHLSELHNLTFRRKIVSSNSEKIQLHGFCDASEKAYGACVYLRSTNSSGEVYSQLVCAKSRVAPMKRVQTIPRLELCAAKLLTTLHKTVMEALNVQIDRSIFWTDSTIVQHWINTSPHKLKTFVANRIAEIRQATNPDDWRHVRSHENPADQSSRGQSPEEFLRNDLWRTGPSWLKEEESTWPNFKIQIPTLDEEMRKDLCFTVAVNNHEILERYSSIRKLRRILSYCLRMKKDNQFKGIPTVQEIRQTNQRIIKLVQSSSFMQEIHDLQNGKPLNSKSRLLSLSPFLDEAGILRVGGRLRHADISHNQRHPILLPKSNHITNHIIENDHQSHGHAGV, via the coding sequence atgtacctTCAAGTACAAGTGCGGCCCGAAGATCGTAAATATCAAAGAATTCTGTGGCGTGACGAGCAAGGTCAAATAAACACTTATGAGCTGAACACAGTCACCTTTGGCCTATCAGCCTCTCCGTTTCTGGCCATACGAAGCTTGCATCAACTCGCAATGGACGAAGCGGAACAATTTCCCTTGGCAGCAGATATCCTCCGACGGGACTTATACGTCGACGACCTGCTCACGGGAGCTCTGACCCTCGAAGAAGCCACCAGACTTAGAGACGAAAGTATTGCTTTATTGCATCGAGGCAAATTCAACTTGCGACAGTGCGCGTCAAATTCGACTGACCTCCTGTGCGGCCTGACGGATCAATCGATCAATTTACAACTACAATCCGGCGATGACAAAACATTGAAGACTTTAGGTATTTATTGGAACTCACAACAAGACGCCATCATTATTACTGTGAAGAAAATTGCGATTCccaataaaattacaaaaagaaTTGTTCTTTCcgaagtcgcgaaaatcttcgatcCTCTGGGACTGCTCCAACCTGTCATTGTTACGGCTAAACTTATCATGCAGCAATTATGGAAACTGGAGCTGGCTTGGGATGAAACGCTACCCACCAATATTCACACTGAATGGGTCGATTTTTCGTCACATCTTTCCGAATTACACAACCTGACATTCAGGCGGAAAATAGTATCCAGCAATTCCGAAAAAATACAACTCCATGGCTTTTGCGATGCTAGCGAAAAGGCATATGGAGCTTGTGTATATTTGCGATCAACAAACTCTTCAGGAGAAGTGTATTCTCAACTTGTCTGCGCAAAATCAAGAGTCGCTCCAATGAAAAGGGTACAGACGATACCCCGTCTCGAACTTTGCGCGGCTAAGCTGCTAACAACCCTCCATAAAACCGTTATGGAGGCGCTCAATGTACAAATAGATCGTTCGATATTCTGGACTGATTCTACGATTGTACAACACTGGATCAATACATCCCCccataaattgaaaacatttgtCGCGAATCGAATTGCCGAAATACGACAAGCTACAAATCCGGACGATTGGAGACACGTACGATCGCACGAGAACCCTGCCGATCAATCATCTAGGGGTCAATCGCCGGAAGAATTTTTACGAAACGATCTCTGGAGAACGGGTCCATCCTGGTTaaaggaagaagaaagcaCATGGCCGAACTTCAAGATTCAAATTCCAACACTGGACGAGGAAATGAGAAAGGACTTGTGCTTCACCGTTGCCGTCAACAACCACGAAATTCTCGAGCGATATTCTTCGATTCGCAAATTACGACGGATACTATCGTATTGTTTACGAATGAAAAAGGATAATCAATTTAAGGGCATTCCTACCGTTCAAGAGATCCGACAAACTAATCAACGGATAATCAAATTGGTTCAATCTAGCAGCTTCATGCAAGAAATCCACGATCTACAGAACGGAAAACCCCTCAACTCGAAAAGTCGGTTGTTATCACTCAGTCCATTTCTCGACGAAGCCGGAATTTTACGTGTCGGAGGAAGACTGCGACACGCAGACATATCACACAATCAACGTCATCCTATTTTACTTCCAAAGTCGAATCATATAACCAACCACATTATTGAAAACGACCATCAATCTCATGGCCATGCAGGCGTCTAG